Proteins encoded within one genomic window of Halodesulfurarchaeum formicicum:
- a CDS encoding DUF7560 family zinc ribbon protein, translating to MNHETATETTPMFTPFRVVCPGCGLTVLVDAKVRGELLAGGCIRCQRDLIADDFRAKPRPVPERSSV from the coding sequence ATGAATCACGAGACAGCTACAGAAACAACGCCGATGTTCACCCCCTTTCGAGTCGTCTGCCCCGGGTGTGGGCTGACGGTACTCGTGGATGCGAAGGTCCGAGGGGAGTTACTCGCGGGCGGCTGTATTCGCTGTCAGCGGGACCTGATCGCGGACGACTTTCGCGCGAAGCCACGGCCCGTGCCCGAGCGATCATCGGTGTAG
- a CDS encoding TorD/DmsD family molecular chaperone: protein MAATSPPTDPTSTPVDEQYAVLAACWRHPDEGVMDAIDAGLFADELPERPAGQALSVEYSRLFDGPGDHPCPPYESVYRDAEPDQEFGLVMGTSTGSVEEYYAAHGLTADAYAELPDHVAVELEFAGLLSAQDEAAFDDFAEEHLRTWLPSFTERVEEATREPFYAAVASATRELIRADSD, encoded by the coding sequence ATGGCCGCCACGTCACCACCGACTGACCCAACATCGACGCCGGTCGACGAACAGTACGCCGTGCTCGCGGCCTGCTGGCGACATCCCGACGAGGGTGTCATGGATGCGATCGACGCGGGCCTGTTCGCGGACGAACTCCCCGAGCGGCCGGCAGGACAGGCCCTCTCGGTCGAGTACTCCCGACTGTTCGATGGGCCGGGGGACCACCCATGTCCCCCCTACGAGAGTGTCTACCGTGACGCCGAACCGGATCAGGAGTTCGGACTCGTGATGGGGACCTCGACGGGGTCGGTCGAGGAGTACTACGCGGCGCACGGCCTCACCGCGGACGCCTACGCCGAGTTGCCGGATCACGTCGCAGTCGAGCTGGAGTTCGCCGGACTCCTGAGCGCCCAGGACGAGGCAGCTTTCGACGACTTCGCCGAGGAACACCTCCGGACCTGGCTGCCGTCGTTCACGGAACGAGTCGAGGAAGCGACCCGAGAGCCGTTTTACGCCGCAGTGGCGTCGGCGACTCGGGAGTTGATCAGGGCCGACTCGGACTGA